Genomic segment of Coffea arabica cultivar ET-39 chromosome 1e, Coffea Arabica ET-39 HiFi, whole genome shotgun sequence:
GGACGACTATGAGAGAAATCTTCAAGAAGGGCGGGCCAAATTGCCAGAAACAGAGTGACCATGAGAGCGCCAGGATAGTTGGTATAAGAATTCTCAATTTCTGTGAGTATGTTGTTGGTTGATGAGTCTGCTCCGCAAGCTCCAGCATAACCCTCTCAAGAAAATTCAGTTTTGAGTTGCTTTTACAATCATTCCCATTTCGGATGCTCTTGTCAATGATGCCATCATTGTCAATGTTCTGAGGGCACGTAGGTACTTGTGTCCTTACATTTTGATCTTCCTCCATGTGctgttcttctttctttccattGATTTTCAGTTCTTTCACCTCCGCACATACTTCCTCCAATGAGTCCATGGGCCAAATTGGCTCAGCATTGGATTCGACGGAGGAGTCTCCTGTTCCCTCCGAACTATCTTCCACTTTGTCAGTCATATTTGCCTCATCTGCATCATCATCTCCTTCATCATGAAGGCTATCTTCCTCTGGCCTCGTTTGATTATGCTCTTCTATAGTGACATTGTCTGCATAATTCACCTGGGATCGACCCTCAACTTCCTCCAGTTGTTTTTCATTGTCACCATTGAGATTTTTCTGTATTTCAACAAACTGCATTGGTGAGTTCTCACTCTCTATAACCCTGTCGTCTGAAGCTGGTTCATTTACAATAGTCTCCTTCCTTGCTTCAGCGGCTTCAGCAGACAGCTGAAGTTCTGTAAAGCCATCATCACTTCCAATCTCAGGCTTCAGCAGACGGCTGAAATCCTCACATGTTTTATCCTCAGATGTTAGCTCATCGAAGACAGAGTTATCTTCGTGATCAACATTTGAAAAAAATCCTGGTTTTTCAGTATGTAGCTTTTGTTGGTTGCTAGCTGAAGCAATATTATGTGGGAATTGAGCTGACTCACCATTTGCTTGACTTTCTTCGCAGCTGATAAGCTCAGTGTCTCTGGCTTCAGCTTCCTCCATCATTTCATCTTTCTCCTTTACTTCAGCAGATTCAGTGGTAGGCGAGCCAACAAGGCATCTCGTTTGGCCTTTTTCGGACATCGAAGTCACTGTACCTCTGTGCTCGTCTAAATCAATGGCCTCAAGAGTATCATTCCCTTCGGTTTCTTCATTGGCTCCAATGTTCAGTAAGCTATCATGATGATCGcatttgttttcttcttctgcCAACATCAGAATTTGAGCATTGCCTTTGCCCTGATCTTCATGACTTACCTCAAGTTTTTCATTTCTACCATTCACTCCCAAATTTTCAGTGCACGGTGAACCATGAACTAGGGTCATCTGGGTCATGGTGTCACCTTTGCCCTGCCCCACAATAGCCGCTTCAAGCGCTTCAACCTTTTCGATCACTTCCACTGTTTCAAAGGCCAGACAACATTCTTCGCTCTCCGGTCTTTGATCTTTGGTCGGGAGTAGGTTGGCGCTGCTCTCACTTTCTTGATCACAATGAAATGGATTCTCTTGTTCTTCACCGGATTGCAATAATGTACCTGTCCTCTGCTCTATCTTAGTTGTTTCTGCTGCGTCTTGACTATTCAATTCTCCCATATCCTTATCCGAGGAGCAATTACCGTTCTCCAGTTCCATCTCCTCTCCATTACCGTTCTccagtttttgtttttctttttctgtgcCTTTATCAACAAGAGCTGCGTCAACCGGATCATCTTCTCGAATtatctcaatttcttccccagAAAAGCGGTCAGCAACTTGCTTCGGCTGATGCAGCGCTTGATTTCCAACTAGTGGCAATGGAGATTCTTCCTCCTTGAGGGGAGATGCGTCGAACTGCAAGCTGCTTACCAGTCCGCCGGGAGAATTTGAATGTACAAGTTGTTCAGAATCAGCTACGGGATCCCCTTTTCCATCATCAGCTTGAATCTGGTACTTTTGATCCTGTATCAGATTAATCTAGTGTCAGAAATCTTCTAGTCTTATGCATCAGGGTCACTTTGTGTTATGACAGTGCTTTcgatttttcttttccccttcgTCCAAGTGCAGGTTTCACGTGTTTTGTCTCTACAATTGAAGAACAACTCAAGACATAGTACTAATTACCTGGATGAAGCTTTGATCTGAGGTAACGGTGTTATGGTTCTCATGTATTCCAGTCTTTGCTGTTCCGTTACTAAAAATGGCAAATAAACAAGCGGAAAAAATCAGCACAAATAATGGAATCAGACTGAGGAAGGGAGAGATTATCGAGTAGAAATGGTAGAAAGGATCTCTCGGCAATTGCAAACCTCAAGTTTTGATGCGTATCCGTACATGCAGGAGAATCTGAATCGGGAGCAATAAACTTTAGG
This window contains:
- the LOC113718305 gene encoding uncharacterized protein, with protein sequence MEAPKSTFPKQRRNKTVISRIGKAGGGGGIGVGIIFLGGAVASATAAFLIRRRLQKSTSNIKNCSRDPSTPSAEIPYKLLEDKNTNQAKGLKFIAPDSDSPACTDTHQNLSNGTAKTGIHENHNTVTSDQSFIQDQKYQIQADDGKGDPVADSEQLVHSNSPGGLVSSLQFDASPLKEEESPLPLVGNQALHQPKQVADRFSGEEIEIIREDDPVDAALVDKGTEKEKQKLENGNGEEMELENGNCSSDKDMGELNSQDAAETTKIEQRTGTLLQSGEEQENPFHCDQESESSANLLPTKDQRPESEECCLAFETVEVIEKVEALEAAIVGQGKGDTMTQMTLVHGSPCTENLGVNGRNEKLEVSHEDQGKGNAQILMLAEEENKCDHHDSLLNIGANEETEGNDTLEAIDLDEHRGTVTSMSEKGQTRCLVGSPTTESAEVKEKDEMMEEAEARDTELISCEESQANGESAQFPHNIASASNQQKLHTEKPGFFSNVDHEDNSVFDELTSEDKTCEDFSRLLKPEIGSDDGFTELQLSAEAAEARKETIVNEPASDDRVIESENSPMQFVEIQKNLNGDNEKQLEEVEGRSQVNYADNVTIEEHNQTRPEEDSLHDEGDDDADEANMTDKVEDSSEGTGDSSVESNAEPIWPMDSLEEVCAEVKELKINGKKEEQHMEEDQNVRTQVPTCPQNIDNDGIIDKSIRNGNDCKSNSKLNFLERVMLELAEQTHQPTTYSQKLRILIPTILALSWSLCFWQFGPPFLKISLIVVLIKILSKIQGF